The Allochromatium tepidum genome has a window encoding:
- a CDS encoding HD domain-containing phosphohydrolase, with product MARVDTLCRKAARILVVDDERVSLILMERLLQAAGYSNIVLVQDPYEFMAVYRQAPTDLVLLDIEMPGLSGFDLIEQLAALADPLTPPILVLTSLRSRDYRLRALEAGASDFIGKPFDQAEVAARVRNMLDVQLAHRMAHDQKDMLERIVYERTRQIRETRLQVVQRLGRAAEYRDNETGQHILRMSHTSTLLARHLGWDEERCEIMLHASPMHDVGKIGIPDSILLKPGALTPEEWRIMQTHSTIGGDILGGDDSELMQLAREIALSHHEKWDGGGYPLGLAGEDIPESGRIVALADVFDALTSVRPYKPAWEVEAALEWMRGQSGKHFDPRIMEVFLSLVPEILEIRERFADPVS from the coding sequence ATGGCTAGAGTCGATACACTGTGCCGCAAGGCCGCCAGGATCCTGGTCGTCGACGACGAGCGCGTCAGTCTCATCCTGATGGAGCGTCTGCTCCAGGCGGCGGGTTATTCGAACATCGTGCTCGTTCAAGATCCCTATGAATTCATGGCGGTCTACCGGCAGGCGCCGACCGATCTCGTCCTGCTCGACATCGAGATGCCGGGCCTGAGCGGATTCGATCTCATCGAGCAGCTGGCCGCGCTCGCCGATCCGCTCACGCCGCCGATCCTGGTGCTCACCTCGCTGCGCTCGCGCGACTACCGGCTTCGCGCGCTGGAGGCGGGCGCCAGCGATTTCATCGGCAAGCCCTTCGATCAGGCTGAGGTCGCCGCCCGTGTGCGCAACATGCTCGATGTGCAACTGGCGCATCGCATGGCCCACGATCAGAAGGACATGCTCGAACGCATCGTCTACGAGCGCACCCGCCAGATCCGCGAGACCCGGTTGCAGGTGGTCCAGCGTCTGGGCCGGGCCGCCGAGTATCGCGACAACGAGACCGGACAGCACATCCTGCGCATGAGCCACACCTCGACCCTGCTGGCCCGGCATCTGGGCTGGGACGAGGAGCGCTGTGAGATCATGCTGCACGCCAGTCCCATGCACGACGTCGGCAAGATCGGCATCCCCGACAGCATCCTGCTCAAGCCCGGCGCGCTCACGCCCGAGGAATGGCGGATCATGCAGACCCACAGCACCATCGGCGGCGATATCCTCGGCGGCGACGATTCCGAACTGATGCAACTGGCGCGCGAGATCGCCCTGAGTCATCACGAGAAATGGGATGGGGGCGGGTATCCGCTCGGGCTGGCGGGCGAAGACATTCCGGAGTCTGGACGCATCGTGGCGCTGGCCGACGTCTTCGACGCCCTGACCTCGGTGCGTCCCTACAAGCCGGCCTGGGAGGTGGAGGCGGCGCTGGAGTGGATGCGCGGGCAGTCGGGCAAACATTTCGACCCGCGCATCATGGAGGTCTTCCTCAGTCTCGTCCCCGAGATCCTGGAGATCCGCGAACGCTTCGCCGATCCTGTGTCCTGA
- a CDS encoding PilT/PilU family type 4a pilus ATPase: MDLKRALEQLLNALVEKKGSDLFITAGRPPTVKIDGTLYPATKQPLTAEQARSMVYDIMNERQRAEFEDTKECQFALDRAPLGRFRVSAFVQRDAVGMVLRRIETRIPTLEELKLPSVLRDLAMTKRGLVIFVGATGTGKSTSLAALIGYRNHHSSGHIITVEDPIEYVHEHDGCIITQREVGVDTESFEVALRNTLRQAPDVILIGEIRTRQTMEYAITFAETGHLVLATLHANNANQAMDRIINFFPEESRKQMLMDLSLNLKGIVAQQLAPRKNGQGRRAVIEILLNTPLAADLIRMGEVHKLKDLMKRSGEQGMITFDQALFNLYQEGEISYEDALKYADSANEVRLMIKLQSGVTPSSATDQSIDAMSLVRDEDPRNKR, translated from the coding sequence ATGGATCTGAAGCGCGCGCTGGAACAACTCTTGAACGCCCTGGTCGAGAAAAAGGGCTCGGACCTCTTCATCACCGCCGGCCGGCCGCCGACCGTCAAGATCGACGGCACCCTCTACCCCGCCACCAAGCAACCGCTCACGGCCGAGCAGGCGCGCAGCATGGTCTACGACATCATGAACGAGCGCCAGCGCGCCGAGTTCGAGGACACCAAGGAGTGTCAGTTCGCGCTCGACCGCGCCCCGCTCGGACGCTTCCGTGTCAGTGCCTTCGTCCAGCGCGACGCGGTCGGCATGGTGCTGCGGCGCATCGAGACCCGCATCCCGACCCTGGAGGAACTCAAGCTCCCCTCGGTGCTGCGCGATCTGGCCATGACCAAGCGCGGTCTGGTGATCTTCGTCGGCGCCACCGGCACGGGTAAGTCGACCTCGCTCGCGGCCCTGATCGGCTATCGCAACCATCATAGCTCGGGACACATCATCACGGTCGAGGATCCGATCGAGTACGTCCACGAACACGACGGCTGCATCATCACTCAGCGCGAGGTCGGGGTGGACACCGAGTCCTTCGAGGTCGCCCTGCGCAACACATTGCGGCAGGCCCCGGACGTCATCCTGATCGGCGAGATCCGCACCCGCCAGACCATGGAATACGCCATCACCTTCGCTGAGACCGGCCATCTGGTGCTCGCCACCCTGCACGCCAACAACGCCAATCAGGCGATGGATCGCATCATCAACTTCTTCCCCGAGGAATCGCGCAAGCAGATGCTCATGGACCTCTCGCTCAACCTCAAGGGCATCGTCGCCCAGCAGCTGGCGCCGCGCAAGAACGGCCAGGGCCGGCGCGCGGTGATCGAGATCCTGCTCAACACGCCGCTGGCCGCCGACCTCATCCGCATGGGCGAGGTGCACAAGCTCAAGGATCTGATGAAGCGTTCGGGCGAACAGGGCATGATCACCTTCGATCAGGCGCTGTTCAATCTCTATCAGGAAGGCGAGATCAGCTACGAGGATGCCCTGAAGTACGCCGACTCGGCCAACGAGGTACGGCTGATGATCAAGCTCCAGAGCGGCGTGACGCCGAGCAGCGCGACGGATCAGAGCATCGACGCCATGAGTCTGGTCCGGGACGAAGACCCCAGGAACAAACGCTGA
- a CDS encoding glycosyltransferase, which yields MAEPTTLQMVASKALGGAERWFIRFSAALAERGAPAQVAIRQGSALDGPDLGGLPIHRLPYRTTWDPWSRGAVGRLIQDLKPDIVQTYMGRATRLARLPRAGGPVHLARLGGYYALGPYRHAHGWIGNTKGLCDWMVRQGLPAERVYHIYNFADPARPVAPELVAERRAAHGLPGDAWVLVTLGRFVPVKGQRYLIDALARLPETIAGRPVRLVMVGEGPLGPELRRQAEQGGQSHRIVWAGWQRDPAPYLQMADLVVFPSLEEETLGNVILEAWAWGKPLVTASFRGARELARHGEDAWCVPCADAATLAEGIRRTLSDPALPAALVARGLERVEHEFSRRAILDRYLELYRRVAGG from the coding sequence ATGGCTGAACCGACCACACTGCAAATGGTCGCCAGCAAGGCACTCGGCGGGGCCGAACGCTGGTTCATCCGCTTCAGCGCGGCGCTGGCCGAGCGCGGGGCGCCGGCTCAAGTAGCGATCCGCCAGGGGAGCGCGCTCGACGGCCCGGATCTCGGCGGACTGCCCATCCATCGCCTGCCCTATCGCACCACCTGGGATCCCTGGTCGCGCGGCGCGGTCGGGCGTCTGATCCAGGATCTGAAGCCAGACATCGTCCAGACCTACATGGGGCGCGCGACCCGGCTCGCCCGCCTGCCGCGCGCGGGCGGTCCGGTCCATCTGGCCCGGCTCGGCGGCTATTACGCACTCGGTCCCTATCGTCACGCCCACGGCTGGATCGGCAATACCAAAGGCTTGTGCGACTGGATGGTGCGCCAGGGACTGCCGGCCGAGCGCGTTTATCACATCTATAACTTCGCCGATCCGGCCCGTCCGGTCGCGCCCGAACTCGTCGCCGAACGCCGTGCCGCGCATGGCCTGCCGGGCGACGCCTGGGTGCTGGTCACGCTCGGACGCTTCGTCCCGGTCAAGGGCCAGCGCTACCTGATCGACGCGCTCGCCCGTCTGCCCGAGACCATTGCCGGGCGTCCGGTTCGACTGGTGATGGTCGGCGAGGGTCCGCTCGGTCCCGAGTTGCGGCGTCAGGCCGAACAGGGCGGCCAGTCACACCGGATCGTCTGGGCCGGCTGGCAGCGCGATCCGGCGCCCTATCTCCAGATGGCGGATCTGGTCGTCTTCCCCTCGCTGGAGGAGGAGACCCTGGGCAATGTCATCCTCGAAGCCTGGGCCTGGGGCAAACCGCTGGTGACGGCCAGTTTCCGCGGCGCGCGCGAGCTGGCCCGTCATGGCGAGGATGCCTGGTGCGTGCCCTGTGCCGATGCAGCCACTCTGGCCGAGGGCATCCGCCGGACGCTGTCCGATCCGGCGCTGCCGGCGGCGCTGGTCGCGCGCGGCCTGGAGCGGGTGGAGCATGAATTCAGCCGCCGCGCCATCCTGGATCGTTATCTGGAACTCTATCGCCGGGTCGCGGGCGGTTGA
- a CDS encoding methyl-accepting chemotaxis protein, producing MGNLKVSTRLGLGFGVVLLLLGVVALIGILRINRINNDIHALVDDYFPKTVQANAIIDNINVIARAMRNTLILDEAGAIRGEVERIEQARAKILENLEQLKRTITSPEGVERLSAVASAREQYVGLQTSFLNLVREGRQVEAKNLLLGSIRDRQNTYIAAINELIDYQTRLMTDRGAAAGQAAASATWQLIVLAVVALLVGAGIGIGIARGLLRRLGGEPDYAATMVLAVANGDLSHSIQTKAGDTTSLLASLKVMQENLKQLVGEIDGIVRGAVQGDFSRRLDMAGKQGFGKQISEGLNQLAETTDVGLKDVTRVANALAAGDLSQTITRDYPGLFGETKNGVNGTVKALTAVVDEIRNIVDAANRGDFSIKLELAGKQGFAREIAQLLNQLSDTTEVGLKDVMRVAQALADGDLTQTITKDYPGLFGETKAGVNTTVSNLKDVVFRIREAVDTINTASSEIATGNQDLSQRTEEQASSLEETASSMEELTSTVKQNADNARQANQLAISAADVAVKGGMVVDASVQTMAAISESSKKIADIIGVIDGIAFQTNILALNAAVEAARAGEQGRGFAVVAAEVRSLAQRSANAAKEIKTLITDSVSKVDSGTAQVNEAGTRMTEIVESINRVTSIMSEISAASVEQSTGIEQVNQAITQMDEVTQQNAALVEEAAAAAEALEDQARTLAEVVSVFKVGQEHGQARTPVRPVAHSKSTAVAKPGKAAPKAGHARPPSKPDEDEWAEF from the coding sequence ATGGGCAATCTGAAGGTTTCGACGCGACTGGGGCTGGGGTTCGGCGTGGTCTTGCTGCTGCTGGGCGTGGTGGCCCTGATCGGCATCCTCAGGATCAACCGGATCAACAACGACATCCATGCCCTCGTCGACGATTATTTTCCCAAGACGGTCCAGGCCAACGCCATCATCGACAACATCAACGTCATTGCGCGTGCGATGCGCAACACGCTCATTCTCGATGAGGCCGGCGCCATTCGGGGTGAAGTCGAGAGAATCGAGCAGGCGCGAGCCAAGATTCTGGAAAATCTCGAGCAGTTGAAGCGGACCATCACCTCGCCCGAGGGCGTCGAGCGCCTGTCGGCTGTCGCGTCGGCTCGTGAACAGTATGTCGGTTTGCAGACGAGCTTCCTGAATCTGGTGCGCGAGGGCCGTCAGGTCGAGGCGAAAAATCTGTTGCTCGGCTCCATTCGTGATCGTCAGAATACCTATATTGCGGCCATCAACGAGCTCATCGACTACCAGACCCGGCTGATGACTGATCGCGGGGCCGCGGCCGGGCAGGCGGCGGCATCGGCGACCTGGCAACTGATCGTCCTGGCCGTAGTGGCGCTGCTGGTCGGAGCCGGGATCGGCATCGGGATCGCCCGCGGTCTGCTGCGCCGGCTCGGCGGCGAACCCGACTATGCCGCGACCATGGTGCTGGCGGTCGCCAACGGCGATCTCTCGCACAGCATCCAGACCAAGGCCGGCGACACCACCAGTCTGCTCGCCTCGCTCAAGGTGATGCAGGAGAACCTCAAGCAGCTGGTCGGCGAGATCGACGGCATCGTGCGCGGCGCCGTCCAGGGCGATTTCAGTCGCCGTCTGGACATGGCCGGCAAGCAGGGCTTCGGCAAGCAGATCAGCGAAGGACTCAACCAACTGGCCGAGACCACGGACGTCGGACTCAAGGACGTCACCCGCGTGGCCAACGCCCTGGCCGCCGGCGATCTGTCGCAGACCATCACCCGCGACTATCCCGGACTCTTCGGCGAGACCAAGAACGGCGTCAACGGCACCGTCAAGGCCCTGACCGCCGTGGTCGACGAAATCCGCAACATCGTCGACGCCGCCAACCGGGGCGACTTCAGCATCAAGCTGGAACTGGCCGGCAAACAGGGCTTCGCGCGTGAAATCGCGCAGTTGCTCAACCAGCTCTCCGACACCACGGAAGTCGGCCTCAAAGACGTGATGCGCGTCGCCCAGGCGCTGGCCGACGGCGACCTGACCCAGACCATCACCAAGGACTACCCGGGACTCTTCGGCGAGACCAAGGCCGGCGTCAACACCACGGTCAGCAACCTCAAGGACGTGGTGTTCCGCATCCGCGAGGCGGTCGACACCATCAACACCGCCTCCAGCGAGATCGCCACCGGCAACCAGGATCTCAGCCAGCGTACCGAGGAGCAGGCCAGCTCGCTGGAAGAGACCGCCAGCTCCATGGAAGAGCTGACCAGCACCGTCAAGCAGAACGCCGACAACGCCCGTCAGGCCAATCAACTGGCCATCTCGGCGGCCGATGTCGCGGTCAAGGGCGGCATGGTGGTCGATGCCTCGGTGCAGACCATGGCCGCCATCTCCGAGTCGAGCAAGAAGATCGCCGACATCATCGGCGTCATCGACGGCATCGCCTTCCAGACCAACATCCTGGCGCTCAACGCCGCCGTGGAAGCGGCGCGTGCCGGCGAACAGGGCCGCGGCTTCGCCGTGGTCGCCGCCGAGGTGCGCAGTCTCGCCCAGCGCTCGGCCAACGCCGCCAAGGAGATCAAGACCCTGATCACCGACAGCGTCTCCAAGGTCGACTCGGGCACCGCGCAGGTCAACGAGGCCGGCACGCGCATGACCGAGATCGTCGAGTCGATCAACCGCGTCACCAGCATCATGTCCGAGATCTCGGCCGCCTCGGTCGAGCAGTCCACCGGCATCGAGCAGGTCAACCAGGCCATCACCCAGATGGACGAGGTCACGCAGCAGAACGCCGCACTGGTCGAGGAGGCCGCCGCCGCCGCCGAGGCGCTGGAGGATCAGGCCCGCACCCTGGCCGAGGTGGTCTCGGTGTTCAAGGTCGGCCAGGAGCATGGTCAGGCGCGGACGCCCGTCCGGCCTGTCGCGCACAGTAAGTCGACCGCCGTCGCCAAGCCCGGCAAGGCGGCGCCCAAGGCCGGCCACGCGCGCCCGCCGTCGAAGCCCGATGAAGACGAATGGGCGGAATTCTGA
- a CDS encoding type IV pilus twitching motility protein PilT produces MDIAELLAFSVKNNASDLHLSSGLPPMIRVDGDMRRINVPPLEHRAVHSLVYDIMNDKQREDYEEFLETDFSFEIPGVARFRVNAFNQKRGAAAVFRTIPSKVLTLEDIKAPKSFKDIIDVPRGLILVTGPTGSGKSTTLAAMIDHINDNKYEHILTIEDPIEFVHVSKKCLVNQREVHKDTLGFSEALRSALRQDPDIILVGEMRDLETIRLALTAAETGHLVFGTLHTTSAAKTIDRIIDVFPAAEKDMVRAMLSESLRAVISQTLLKKTGGGRIAAHEIMIGTPAIRNLIREAKIAQMYSSIQTGQAHGMQTLDQNLKELLGKGLIARQDARSKAQNKEDFN; encoded by the coding sequence GTGGACATCGCCGAACTGCTTGCCTTCAGCGTCAAGAACAACGCCTCTGACTTGCATCTGTCGTCCGGGCTGCCGCCCATGATCCGGGTCGACGGCGACATGCGCCGCATCAATGTTCCGCCCCTGGAACATCGCGCGGTCCATTCGCTCGTCTACGACATCATGAACGACAAGCAGCGCGAGGACTACGAGGAGTTCCTGGAGACCGACTTCTCGTTCGAGATCCCCGGCGTGGCGCGTTTTCGCGTCAACGCCTTCAACCAGAAGCGCGGCGCGGCCGCCGTCTTCCGGACCATTCCTTCCAAGGTACTGACGCTCGAGGACATCAAGGCCCCCAAGAGCTTCAAGGACATCATCGACGTCCCGCGCGGACTGATCCTGGTCACGGGGCCGACCGGCTCGGGCAAGTCGACCACGCTCGCGGCCATGATCGACCACATCAACGACAACAAGTACGAACACATCCTCACCATCGAGGATCCGATCGAGTTCGTGCACGTCAGCAAGAAGTGTCTGGTCAACCAGCGCGAGGTGCACAAGGACACCCTCGGTTTCAGCGAGGCCCTGCGCTCGGCCCTGCGCCAGGATCCGGACATCATCCTGGTCGGCGAGATGCGCGACCTGGAGACCATCCGGCTGGCCCTGACCGCCGCCGAGACCGGCCATCTGGTGTTCGGCACCCTGCACACCACCTCGGCGGCCAAGACCATCGACCGCATCATCGACGTCTTCCCGGCGGCCGAGAAGGACATGGTGCGCGCCATGCTCTCGGAGTCGCTGCGCGCGGTCATCTCGCAGACGCTGCTGAAGAAGACCGGCGGCGGCCGTATCGCCGCGCACGAGATCATGATCGGCACCCCGGCCATCCGCAACCTCATCCGCGAGGCCAAGATCGCCCAGATGTACTCGTCGATCCAGACCGGCCAGGCGCACGGGATGCAAACCCTGGATCAGAATCTCAAGGAGCTGCTGGGCAAGGGCCTCATCGCCCGCCAGGACGCTCGATCCAAGGCGCAGAACAAAGAGGATTTCAATTGA
- the purK gene encoding 5-(carboxyamino)imidazole ribonucleotide synthase, translating into MDVFPLPLARIGIIGGGQLGRMLAKAAKRLGCTCVVLDPTPGSPAGQVAGHQIVGHYHDPARLRELADSCDVITFDIEDIDTETLIQLEREGHRIHPSPRVLALIQDKLTQKQALAAAGIPTAEFVPMPEPTPEAFAAFGYPLVQKARRGGYDGRGVSILKSAEDYPRHLPVPALLERFVPAAKELAVVVARGHDGDCRCYPVVEMVFRPGENVLDLLLAPARIAPETAEAAVALAVRTVETLGGVGIFGVELFLTESGELLVNEVAPRTHNSGHHTIEANVTDQFEQHLRAVVGLPLGSTDQLSPAAMINLLGAPEHRGRPVIKGMAEALAISGVCLHLYGKAATAPYRKMGHVTVLDPDIAMAEHKALQVRALIEISGEDHP; encoded by the coding sequence ATGGACGTATTTCCCCTACCCCTTGCTCGGATCGGTATCATCGGCGGCGGCCAGCTCGGCCGCATGCTGGCCAAGGCCGCCAAGCGCCTCGGCTGCACCTGCGTGGTGCTCGATCCGACACCCGGCTCACCGGCCGGTCAGGTCGCCGGTCATCAGATCGTCGGCCACTATCACGACCCGGCCAGGCTGCGCGAGCTGGCCGACTCCTGCGACGTCATCACCTTCGACATCGAGGACATCGACACCGAGACGCTCATCCAACTCGAACGCGAGGGACACCGCATCCATCCCTCGCCCCGCGTGCTGGCGCTCATCCAGGACAAGCTGACCCAGAAGCAGGCGCTCGCCGCCGCCGGCATCCCGACGGCCGAGTTCGTGCCCATGCCCGAACCGACGCCCGAGGCCTTCGCCGCCTTCGGTTATCCGCTGGTGCAGAAGGCCCGACGCGGCGGCTACGACGGGCGCGGCGTCTCCATCCTCAAGTCGGCCGAAGACTATCCGCGCCATCTGCCCGTGCCCGCGCTGCTCGAACGCTTCGTGCCGGCCGCCAAGGAGCTGGCCGTGGTCGTCGCGCGCGGACACGACGGCGACTGCCGCTGCTATCCGGTGGTCGAGATGGTCTTTCGCCCCGGCGAGAACGTGCTCGACCTGCTGCTGGCACCCGCGCGCATCGCCCCCGAGACCGCCGAGGCCGCCGTGGCCCTGGCCGTGCGCACGGTCGAGACCCTGGGCGGCGTGGGCATCTTCGGCGTCGAGCTGTTCCTGACCGAGTCGGGCGAACTCCTGGTCAACGAGGTCGCGCCCCGCACCCACAACTCGGGCCACCACACCATCGAGGCCAATGTCACCGACCAGTTCGAGCAGCATCTGCGCGCCGTGGTCGGACTGCCGCTCGGATCGACCGATCAGCTCTCGCCCGCCGCCATGATCAATCTGCTCGGCGCCCCCGAGCATCGTGGCCGTCCGGTCATCAAGGGCATGGCCGAGGCACTGGCCATCTCCGGTGTCTGTCTGCACCTCTACGGCAAGGCGGCCACCGCGCCCTATCGCAAGATGGGCCATGTCACCGTGCTCGACCCGGACATCGCCATGGCCGAACACAAGGCGCTCCAGGTGCGCGCACTCATCGAGATCTCGGGGGAGGACCACCCATGA
- the hemF gene encoding oxygen-dependent coproporphyrinogen oxidase produces the protein MSNQPDLQAVKTYLLDLQDRLTEALRAADGGAELRQDTWERPGGGGGRTRLIREGLVFEQCGINFSHVHGERLPPSASAHRPDLAGRRFEALGVSLVAHPLNPYVPSSHLNVRFFLAEKEGAEPVWWFGGGFDLTPYYGFEEDVIHWHRNARAACEPFDAELYPRFKAWCDEYFFIKHRQEPRGIGGIFFDDFDQGGFEHAFAFWRRVGDHYLTGYLPIVERRWAMTYGDREREFQKIRRGRYVEFNLVQDRGTLFGLQSGGRTESILVSMPPEVSWRYDHRPEPGTPEAELLERFLVVRDWLGED, from the coding sequence ATGTCGAACCAACCCGATCTCCAGGCCGTCAAGACCTATCTGCTCGATCTCCAGGATCGCCTCACCGAGGCGCTGCGCGCCGCCGACGGTGGGGCCGAGTTGCGTCAGGATACCTGGGAGCGGCCCGGCGGCGGGGGCGGGCGCACGCGCCTGATCCGCGAGGGGCTGGTGTTCGAGCAGTGCGGCATCAATTTCTCGCACGTCCACGGCGAGCGGCTGCCGCCCTCGGCCAGCGCCCATCGGCCCGATCTGGCCGGACGACGCTTCGAGGCGCTGGGTGTGTCGCTGGTCGCCCATCCCCTGAATCCCTATGTGCCCTCATCGCATCTGAACGTGCGCTTCTTCCTCGCCGAGAAGGAGGGCGCCGAGCCGGTCTGGTGGTTCGGCGGCGGCTTCGATCTCACGCCCTATTATGGCTTCGAGGAGGATGTCATCCACTGGCACCGGAACGCGCGCGCGGCCTGCGAGCCGTTCGACGCCGAACTCTATCCGCGTTTCAAGGCGTGGTGCGACGAGTATTTCTTCATCAAGCACCGCCAGGAGCCGCGCGGTATCGGCGGGATCTTCTTCGATGACTTCGACCAGGGCGGTTTCGAGCACGCCTTCGCCTTCTGGCGTCGTGTCGGCGATCACTATCTGACCGGCTATCTGCCGATCGTCGAGCGCCGCTGGGCCATGACCTATGGCGACCGCGAGCGCGAGTTCCAGAAGATTCGGCGCGGGCGCTATGTCGAGTTCAATCTGGTCCAGGACAGGGGCACGCTGTTCGGGTTGCAGTCGGGCGGGCGGACCGAATCCATCCTGGTCTCCATGCCGCCCGAGGTGAGCTGGCGCTACGACCATCGGCCCGAGCCGGGGACGCCGGAGGCCGAACTGCTGGAGCGCTTTCTGGTGGTGCGCGATTGGTTGGGTGAGGACTGA
- a CDS encoding PP2C family protein-serine/threonine phosphatase, producing the protein MSLPLPVPARAPVSPDPIGADAGERGLALIVDDEASNRRLLGSMLVKEGFRTLEASNGREALEIFERERPDIVFMDVLMPEMDGLESTCHIKRLAGDDFVPVIFLTAVKDEQCLLRCIEAGGDDFLAKPFTLTRLRARVLAMERVRDLQRALAAKQRLLTTLLERDQEEKQLAERVWSQAVKHYNAHVPGIELVERPATLFNGDLVLMHYLPDGGLRILLGDFTGHGLAATVGALPVADTFHAMTTKGFDDVALLTEINHKLYRLLPTERFMAAYLISISGRGDTLSWWNGGMPAAHLRTATDLVELSSHGLPLGILPDLHDPVMRRVDLSAGDRLLLMSDGLFEALDRQGRMFVDTGLRGLLEGWQPGTPILPSLMEAFDAHCAGTEQTDDVAVMEIPLDITVLHDPSGT; encoded by the coding sequence ATGAGTCTGCCGCTTCCGGTTCCGGCGCGCGCCCCCGTGTCACCGGATCCGATCGGCGCCGATGCCGGTGAGCGCGGCCTCGCCCTGATCGTCGACGACGAGGCGTCCAATCGTCGTCTGCTCGGCTCGATGCTGGTCAAGGAAGGCTTTCGCACGCTCGAAGCCTCCAACGGTCGGGAGGCCCTGGAGATCTTCGAGCGCGAGCGTCCCGACATCGTCTTCATGGATGTCCTGATGCCCGAGATGGATGGCCTGGAGAGCACCTGCCATATCAAGCGTCTGGCCGGAGACGACTTCGTGCCCGTGATCTTCCTGACGGCGGTCAAGGACGAGCAGTGTCTGCTGCGCTGCATCGAGGCCGGAGGCGACGACTTCCTCGCCAAGCCCTTCACCCTCACGCGGCTGCGGGCGCGCGTCCTGGCCATGGAGCGCGTGCGCGATCTGCAGCGCGCACTCGCCGCCAAGCAGCGTCTGCTCACGACCCTGCTGGAGCGCGATCAGGAGGAGAAACAGCTCGCCGAGCGTGTCTGGAGTCAGGCCGTCAAGCATTACAATGCGCACGTCCCCGGCATCGAACTCGTCGAGCGACCGGCCACCCTCTTCAATGGCGATCTGGTGCTGATGCACTATCTGCCGGATGGCGGCCTGCGGATTCTCCTGGGGGATTTCACCGGTCATGGACTGGCGGCGACCGTCGGCGCCCTGCCCGTGGCCGATACCTTCCATGCCATGACGACCAAGGGCTTCGACGATGTGGCCTTGCTCACCGAGATCAACCACAAGCTCTATCGTCTCCTGCCGACGGAGCGCTTCATGGCCGCCTATCTGATCTCGATTTCCGGACGCGGCGACACCCTGTCCTGGTGGAACGGCGGTATGCCGGCGGCCCATCTGCGCACCGCCACGGATCTGGTCGAGCTGTCCTCGCACGGACTGCCGCTCGGCATCCTGCCCGATCTGCACGACCCCGTCATGCGGCGCGTGGATCTCTCAGCGGGCGATCGTCTGCTGCTCATGAGCGACGGCTTGTTCGAGGCGCTCGATCGGCAGGGCCGGATGTTCGTCGATACGGGTCTGCGCGGGCTGCTGGAAGGCTGGCAGCCCGGAACGCCCATCCTTCCGAGCCTGATGGAGGCCTTCGATGCCCATTGTGCCGGAACCGAGCAGACCGATGACGTGGCCGTGATGGAGATTCCGCTCGATATCACTGTGCTGCACGACCCGTCCGGAACCTGA
- the purE gene encoding 5-(carboxyamino)imidazole ribonucleotide mutase, which translates to MSQSKHPAGPLVGIIMGSDSDLPVMREASAILDELGVAYEMTIVSAHRTPQRLYDYAQTAVERGLRVIVAGAGGAAHLPGMAAAITPLPVIGVPIKTSALSGQDSLLSIVQMPAGVPVATVAIDGAKNAGILAAQILGSADAALLERVAQYKRDLESMVMDKVALLDGGAL; encoded by the coding sequence ATGAGCCAATCCAAACATCCAGCCGGCCCGCTGGTGGGCATCATCATGGGCAGCGACTCGGATCTGCCGGTCATGCGCGAGGCCTCCGCCATCCTCGACGAGCTGGGCGTGGCCTACGAGATGACCATCGTCTCGGCCCATCGCACGCCGCAGCGCCTCTACGACTATGCTCAAACGGCCGTCGAGCGCGGTCTGCGGGTCATCGTCGCCGGTGCCGGCGGTGCGGCCCATCTGCCGGGCATGGCGGCGGCCATCACGCCGCTGCCGGTCATCGGCGTGCCGATCAAGACCTCGGCGCTCTCGGGTCAGGATTCGCTGCTGTCGATCGTGCAGATGCCGGCCGGCGTGCCGGTGGCCACGGTCGCCATCGACGGCGCCAAGAACGCCGGCATCCTGGCCGCGCAGATCCTGGGCAGCGCCGATGCCGCGCTGCTGGAGCGGGTCGCCCAGTACAAGCGCGATCTGGAGTCGATGGTGATGGACAAGGTCGCGCTCCTGGACGGTGGCGCGCTTTGA